AGACTCACCTGACATCGCATTCCGTTTAAATGCTTCTAGCATCGTTCGTTTTTTGTCAATGTTTCCTTGTAACCCTGTTTTTCGAATATCATTAAACTCTACATCTGTTGTAACGATATTGTCTTTTTCTTTTTCTTGTAGATTAGGGAGTTCAAGTTGAGTAAATAGTACTTCTTCTAATTCTGCAAGTGATACCTCTGCTTCATAATAATCTTCACCTGCTTTATCACCTGCTTTATCACCTTTCCCTGCTGCCTTTTTAGGAGAACCGTCTTTCGCAATTACATCCCCTACTTGACTATCACCTTTCCCCTGACCTACATGTTTGTTTTTATCATAGTTATATCTAATCTTATATTCATCCAACGAACGAATCGGAATTTTCACGACATCTTTACCATTCGACATAATAATACTTTCTTCAGAAATCAGGTCCGGAAGTTGGTTTTTAATTGCATCTTGTACTTTTTCTTGGTGGCGTTGTTGGTCATCGTAACCCTTTCTATGGAGGGACCAGTTTTCTTCAGAAATCACAAAACTTTTAGAACGACTCATCCTTACCCCTCCTTCATATTGTTTACTCTTATACTATGCAGTGATTGTCATTTTGATTAAAAATTCTGATAATTTATTCTATAAATGTATTTCTCTTTTTTTATCCTATTCTTGCATGCATTATGATATCCGTAATGTTAGGTCTAATTGAGTTTCCGTAAAAATAAAAAAACCCTAAGACTACAAAAATAATCTCAGAGTTTTTCTTTATAGTTATATTCATGAAGAACCACTTAGCCAAATTGAAAAGTGATTGTAAATTAAGAAGCTTCTTCTTTAGACTGTGAATATAATTTTCTTCCTAACCAAGTTTGAAGAATCAAGAACAATCCTCCTACTGCCCAATACAGGGGCAAGGCTGCTGGTGCAGTTAAAGAAATGACTAGAATCATAACAGGAGATAATAATCCCATTATTTTCATTTGTTTCTTCTGTGCGTCTGGTACTCCAATAAGGGATACTTTATATTGTATATAATATAGAATTCCTGCGATAATCGCCATGCTTATATCTGGTTGACCTAGGTCGAACCACATAAAGGAATGCGTAGCAATTTCTTCAGAACTACGTATTGCGTAATAGAACCCCATCAATACTGGCATTTGTAGCAACAATGGAAGGCAACCCATGTTAAGCGGATTCACCCCATGCTTTTGGTAAAGGTACATCATCTCTTTCTGTAATTGTTGCTTATCTTCCTGAGAAGTAGCTTCTTTTAACCTATTTTGTACATCATCTATTTCTGGTTTAATAGCTGCCATTTTTGTTTTCATGGACTGTTGCTTTTTATACATATTGAGCATCGACGGCATAAGAATAAGGCGTATAATCAACGTTACCACGATGATTGCAACACCGTAGCTACCACTAAACCATTCTGCTAATGATTGGATAGCTATCGAAAATGGTTGTACAAAAAATTCATTAAAGAATCCATCCCCACCACCAGATTTTGCAGAACATCCTGCTAAAAAGAGGGTAGATACTAGAAATAGCATGATCAGTTGCATTGTTCTTTTCATTTATTATTTCCTCCTCATTATTCAATTACGTTGTTATGGTTTGAATAATGAGGCTATGGTCTTCGTCCGGTGAACCTTCTTGCTTCTTAATGGTTTTTTGAATCCAATTAATAATGTGGTTTGTAGATCCTATGTTGGTTTGCAGAGAGTCAAAAGTAAATGAATCACGTTCTTCTACTCCCCATCCTTTTGTAAGCCATGCTGATGCATCACTTACAAACGATGCCCAAACCCGATTTAATGCTAGTGATAAGAACATGCTGACATAAAATGAATACAGCAACGGATCATTCACTAGGTCCAGATCCAACAAATATTCAATAAACATATTCATTGGGAGCTACTCCTTGAATGTTGTGTCTTGTTAGATATATACGTTTTATACACCAAAACGTTTCATGTAACTTATGTTACATCTTCCCTATTGTAAAAATCAATGTATTTACGTATGAAAAGAAACTTCATAAGTTATTACATAAAAGCCCCATTATCTTGAAGACTTGGATTCGAGATAATCTGGGTAAGAGAAATGTTTCCGTTGTATTATTTAGAGAAAAGATGGGCCTGGAAATAGCTCGCTTTCCTGCGGTCCTACACGATGTAGGATCGTTCGACGTTGTCACACGATGTGACGGTCTTAGTCGAA
This genomic stretch from Pontibacillus yanchengensis harbors:
- the yidC gene encoding membrane protein insertase YidC, which translates into the protein MKRTMQLIMLFLVSTLFLAGCSAKSGGGDGFFNEFFVQPFSIAIQSLAEWFSGSYGVAIIVVTLIIRLILMPSMLNMYKKQQSMKTKMAAIKPEIDDVQNRLKEATSQEDKQQLQKEMMYLYQKHGVNPLNMGCLPLLLQMPVLMGFYYAIRSSEEIATHSFMWFDLGQPDISMAIIAGILYYIQYKVSLIGVPDAQKKQMKIMGLLSPVMILVISLTAPAALPLYWAVGGLFLILQTWLGRKLYSQSKEEAS